One genomic segment of Geoalkalibacter ferrihydriticus DSM 17813 includes these proteins:
- a CDS encoding DegT/DnrJ/EryC1/StrS family aminotransferase, with translation MSAFHLYVVRLHLDRIRKSRREVFETLRERRILVNLHYIPVHTQPYYRTQGFKDGDFPGAEAYYREVITLPLYSGLAESDQDRVITTLREIL, from the coding sequence TTGTCCGCCTTTCACCTTTATGTCGTCCGGCTTCACCTCGACCGGATCAGAAAGAGCCGGCGGGAGGTTTTCGAGACGCTACGGGAGCGGCGCATCCTTGTCAATCTCCACTACATCCCGGTGCATACCCAGCCCTATTACCGGACACAGGGGTTCAAGGATGGAGACTTCCCTGGGGCAGAAGCTTATTACCGGGAAGTGATCACCCTGCCGCTCTATTCTGGGCTGGCAGAATCCGACCAAGATCGAGTCATCACCACGCTTCGGGAGATTTTATGA